One window from the genome of Yarrowia lipolytica chromosome 1B, complete sequence encodes:
- a CDS encoding uncharacterized protein (Compare to YALI0B18298g, gnl|GLV|YALI0B18298g [Yarrowia lipolytica] similar to uniprot|P38636 Saccharomyces cerevisiae YNL259c ATX1 antioxidant protein and metal homeostasis factor, similar to Saccharomyces cerevisiae ATX1 (YNL259C); ancestral locus Anc_1.98), whose protein sequence is MAHEYKYDVAMSCSGCSNAVNRVLQKKEGVTSVDIDLEKQSVLVKTDDAVSYDDVLATIAKTGKKVNGGQVIA, encoded by the exons ATGGCCCAcgaatacaagtacgacgtTGCCATGTCCTGTTCCG GATGCTCCAACGCTGTGAACCGAGTCcttcagaagaaggagggtgTCACCTCTGTCGACATCGACCTTGAGAAGCAGTCTGTGCTCGTCAAGACAGACGACGCCGTCTCCTACGACGACGTTCTCGCCACCATCGCCAAGACCGGCAAGAAGGTCAACGGTGGTCAGGTCATTGCCTAA
- a CDS encoding uncharacterized protein (Compare to YALI0B18304g, similar to uniprot|O14096 Schizosaccharomyces pombe queuine tRNA-ribosyltransferase-like protein) produces MNIAKMTFEVAKTVASGSAARTATLNLSNGNSIATPAFITTSSRGCVPNLTPDNVNVDKHVPGAVAVGLEDFVERPQAPLLLKDVGDEPSRTRFSLPEEVNIFLQTRRPSNVLPNKPNGRNMLSMYSSVGVVDIDIDQFPLMANAVAPEVFVAPADASGLSPSGACPGSNKVKKMVMRSQRWLEKCVADVKVPIYASILPTLPVLHQKEYLKTVVENQDKINGLVFHTRAEHSEYPDQTIDLSRFDSTRKPTDAAAAESAARKAAAQGPTDGNGNPLDVKTEHLTGPKPVLDELKNLGMGKTMPLYHSGQCDTPQQMLLLIQQGFDLLSGYSVETFSDAGVALDFTFPATPGAVFGHNLWDPKFKNDFSPLADSNQALSAPHHRAYLYHLLDAHEMLGHVILEQHNLEIYNRFLAGVRRSIEAGTFDADVKDFFEVYGDSKLVLKLVEMGEKLQGSHGADKDRF; encoded by the coding sequence ATGAACATCGCCAAAATGACGTTTGAGGTTGCCAAAACAGTCGCTAGTGGCTCCGCCGCACGAACAGCTACGCTCAACCTTTCCAACGGCAATTCTATTGCTACTCCAGCTTTCATCACCACTTCTAGCCGGGGTTGTGTGCCCAACCTGACCCCCGACAATGTCAATGTGGACAAGCATGTGCCTGGAGCCGTGGCGGTGGGACTTGAAGACTTTGTGGAGCGTCCCCAGGCCCCGTTGCTTCTGAAAGATGTCGGAGATGAGCCCTCCCGAACCCGTTTTTCACTCCCTGAGGAAGTCAACATCTTCCTGCAAACCCGACGACCTTCCAACGTGCTTCCCAACAAGCCCAATGGCCGAAACATGCTGTCCATGTACTCGTCTGTTGGTGTGGTTGACATTGATATTGACCAGTTTCCTCTCATGGCCAACGCTGTTGCTCCTGAAGTGTTTGTAGCTCCGGCCGATGCATCTGGTCTCAGTCCCTCGGGAGCCTGTCCTGGATCCAATaaggtcaagaagatggTGATGCGGTCTCAGCGGTGGCTGGAAAAGTGCGTGGCCGACGTCAAGGTCCCTATTTACGCCTCGATTCTGCCTACTCTTCCCGTTTTGCACCAGAAGGAGTATCTTAAGACAGTGGTAGAGAACCAGGATAAGATCAACGGTCTGGTATTCCACACTCGAGCCGAGCACTCTGAGTACCCCGATCAGACCATTGATCTCAGTCGATTCGACTCCACCCGAAAACCCACAGatgccgctgctgccgaAAGTGCAGCTCGTAAGGCTGCCGCTCAGGGACCCACTGACGGTAATGGAAACCCTCTGGATGTCAAGACTGAGCATCTGACGGGCCCCAAGCCTGTTttggacgagctcaagaacctcgGAATGGGCAAGACGATGCCTCTCTACCACTCTGGACAGTGTGACACTCCCCAGCAGATGCTTCTGCTCATCCAGCAGGGCTTTGATCTGCTGAGCGGATATTCTGTCGAGACCTTTTCGGACGCTGGAGTCGCTCTTGATTTCACCTTTCCTGCCACTCCGGGTGCTGTGTTTGGACACAATCTGTGGGACcccaagttcaagaacgACTTTTCTCCTCTGGCCGACTCCAACCAGGCCCTCAGTGCACCACATCACCGagcatacttgtaccatcTGTTGGACGCGCACGAGATgttgggtcacgtgattctcGAACAGCATAACCTCGAGATTTACAATCGGTTCCTGGCTGGAGTAAGACGGAGCATTGAGGCCGGCACGTTTGACGCCGATGTCAAGGATTTTTTTGAGGTCTACGGAGATTCAAAGCTGGTGTTGAAGCTGGTTGAGATGGGAGAAAAGTTGCAAGGTAGCCATGGAGCTGATAAGGATCGATTCTGA
- a CDS encoding uncharacterized protein (Compare to YALI0B18326g, similar to Saccharomyces cerevisiae NOP16 (YER002W); ancestral locus Anc_7.146, similar to uniprot|P40007 Saccharomyces cerevisiae YER002w) has protein sequence MGKLKKIFLCRKVQGPIYLYHTLQHTQQAKMPSGVRRRKMNRSSITKVTRKDKDNHKRIVVTGSDIIRQRWDKNLSMAQNYKKLGLATKTGSRKIRGLEEDLREKSLRLTIQQGKNPHDQELRDLMEQQEQEELEKSNLVVNERKIPKLGAGEAFIVRDDKGEVVEVIYGKDHQTGSDEEDEEEWTGFEDKPEEEETETIKILQERAKRAASNPHVQSDREQSWIEQLINKHGDDIDGMFWDKELNIYQQSRGDLKRRIKKWKQGNKRNQ, from the coding sequence ATGGGGAAGcttaaaaaaatatttcTATGCAGAAAGGTTCAAGGTCCAATCTATCTCTACCACACACTACAACATACACAGCAAGCAAAAATGCCTTCTGGAGTGCGAAGACGAAAGATGAACCGGTCATCTATCACCAAGGTGACCCGGAAAGACAAGGACAACCACAAGCGGATCGTCGTGACGGGATCCGACATTATTCGACAGCGGTGGGACAAGAATCTGTCCATGGCTCAGAACTACAAAAAGCTCGGTCTTGCCACCAAGACCGGCTCCCGAAAGATCCGgggtctggaggaggatttGAGAGAGAAGTCTCTGCGGCTCACAATTCAGCAAGGCAAGAATCCACATGACCAGGAGCTGCGGGACCTgatggagcagcaggagcaggaggagctggagaagagcaacCTGGTGGTCAACGAGCGAAAGATCCCCAAGCTGGGTGCTGGCGAGGCGTTTATTGTGCGAGACGACAAGGGAGAGGTCGTGGAGGTCATCTACGGCAAGGATCACCAGACTGGCAgtgatgaggaggacgaggaggaatgGACGGGGTTTGAAGACAagcctgaggaggaggagaccgagACCATCAAGATTTTGCAGGAGCGAGCAAAGCGGGCTGCATCTAACCCCCACGTTCAGTCCGACCGAGAGCAGTCGTGGATCGAGcagctcatcaacaagcATGGAGACGATATCGACGGCATGTTCTgggacaaggagctcaacatCTACCAGCAGAGCCGGGGCGATCTCAAGCGACGAATCAAAAAGTGGAAACAGGGCAACAAGCGAAATCAGTAA
- a CDS encoding uncharacterized protein (Compare to YALI0B18348g, similar to Saccharomyces cerevisiae PMI40 (YER003C); ancestral locus Anc_7.147, similar to uniprot|P29952 Saccharomyces cerevisiae YER003c PMI40 mannose-6-phosphate isomerase) yields the protein MSLIQLQCGAQTYDWGKLGSSSAVARFAAKSDPSLTISEETPYAELWMGTHPSVPSKVLGDTNSTTLRQLISASPDKLLTPAVEHKFGPELPFLFKVLSIRKALSIQAHPDKELGAQLHASDPAHYPDANHKPEMAIALTDFEGFCGFRPLSEIEHFLETVPEFRELVGDESAKQFASERSADPKKALQALFGRLMRSSDDLVASKAADLVKRAESEGPKFAGGAPIGGTDLANLLVRLNGQFPNDIGLFCGGLMLNFVRLNKGEAMFLRAKDPHAYISGDIIECMAASDNVVRAGFTPKFKDVDNLVDMLTYSTAPVSEQKMVAQSFPRAHGATAKLFDPPINEFSVLESVVPSGETQTVDGIEGPSVVIISQGAGEITVAGESKKLEEGYVFFIGPNEKVEVKSSGKEDLTLYRAFCEVN from the coding sequence atgtcgCTTATCCAACTCCAATGCGGAGCACAAACATACGACTGGGGCAAGCTCGGATCCAGCTCGGCCGTGGCGCGGTTTGCCGCCAAGTCGGACCCTTCTCTCACCATTTCGGAGGAGACGCCGTACGCGGAGCTGTGGATGGGCACCCATCCTTCGGTGCCGTCCAAGGTGCTgggcgacacaaacagcacgACTCTGCGTCAGTTGATTTCTGCGTCACccgacaagctgctgaCTCCCGCCGTGGAGCACAAGTTTGGCCCCGAGCTGCCGTTTCTGTTCAAGGTGCTGTCGATCCGAAAAGCCCTGAGTATCCAGGCCCATcccgacaaggagctcggAGCCCAGCTGCACGCGTCCGACCCCGCCCACTATCCCGACGCCAACCACAAGCCCGAAATGGCTATTGCTCTTACCGACTTTGAGGGTTTCTGTGGCTTCCGACCTCTGTCTGAGATTGAGCACTTTCTCGAGACCGTGCCCGAGTTCCGGGAGCTTGTGGGCGACGAGTCTGCGAAGCAGTTTGCTTCCGAGCGATCTGccgaccccaagaaggctctCCAGGCTCTGTTTGGCCGTCTGATGCGGTCTTCAGACGACCTCGTGGCCTCCAAGGCCGCTGATCTCGTCAAGCGAGCCGAGTCTGAGGGCCCCAAGTTCGCAGGTGGCGCTCCCATTGGCGGCACCGATCTCGCCAACCTGCTGGTGCGACTCAACGGCCAGTTCCCCAACGACATTGGCCTCTTCTGCGGCGGCCTGATGCTCAACTTTGTGCGTCTCAACAAGGGTGAGGCCATGTTCCTGCGGGCCAAGGACCCTCACGCCTACATTTCTGGCGACATCATTGAGTGCATGGCTGCTTCGGATAATGTGGTTCGAGCAGGCTTCACCCCCAAATTCAAGGACGTGGACAACCTCGTGGACATGCTCACCTACTCCACTGCCCCCGTGTCCGAGCAGAAGATGGTGGCTCAGTCGTTTCCCCGGGCCCATGGCGCTACGGCTAAGCTGTTTGACCCCCCGATCAACGAGTTTTCCGTGCTGGAGAGCGTTGTGCCCTCAGGAGAGACCCAAACTGTGGACGGAATCGAGGGTCCCTCTGTGGTGATAATTTCGCAGGGTGCAGGCGAGATCACCGTGGCTGgcgagtccaagaagctTGAGGAGGGCTACGTCTTCTTCATTGGCCCCAACGAGAAGGTCGAGGTCAAGAGCAGTGGGAAGGAGGACTTGACTCTGTATAGAGCTTTCTGTGAGGTCAACTAA
- a CDS encoding uncharacterized protein (Compare to YALI0B18370g, no similarity), producing the protein MVRISKLATVACLSVVSAAPAAEDTLSRLHLLTSRHLAQFPSEDQKEITKRFIDDFHAVAVQERAISDVLTLIDLFGDITTKGIKFFTQSFTAFWNGDKKTLSQSITTFLLQAQGFLNDFVSWLQSYNGLGGFTKIFADIFIKSGLKSFITTAGLAILQLTDSILNSDWSAQSWAADLKNLQNTLKSVSQQLAAGFPTIENVRDTILYSRNAIRGLLGLPECLIIYAIRSSTIISCCDPC; encoded by the exons ATGGTCCGTATCTCCAAACTCGCTACTGTTGCCTGCCTTTCCGTCGTTTCGgcagctcctgctgctgaggacACTCTCAGCCGACTGCATCTTCTGACTTCTCGTCATCTTGCTCAGTTCCCCTCCGAGGATCAGAAGGAGATCACTAAGCGGTTCATTGACGACTTCCACGCCGTTGCCGTCCAGGAGCGAGCCATCTCTGACGTGCTGACTCTCATCGACCTGTTTGGAGatatcaccaccaagggtATTAAGTTCTTCACCCAGAGCTTTACAGCCTTCTGGAAcggagacaagaagaccctCAGCCagtccatcaccaccttcCTTCTCCAGGCCCAGGGCTTCCTCAACGACTTCGTCTCTTGGTTGCAAAGCTACAACGGTCTTGGAGGATTCACCAAGATCTTTGCCGACATTTTCATCAAATCTGGACTCAAGAGCTTTATTACCACCGCCGGTCTGGCCATCTTGCAGCTCACCGACTCCATTTTGAACTCCGACTGGTCTGCTCAGAGCTGGGCTGCTGACCTTAAGAACCTCCAAAACACTCTCAAGAGCGTTAGTCAGCAACTGGCGGCCGGCTTCCCTACTATTGAAAACGTCCGAGATACCATTCTGTACTCCCGAAACGCCATTCGAggtcttcttggtcttccTGAG TGCTTGATCATATATGCTATAAGATCAAGCACGATAATCTCCTGTTGTGATCCATGCTGA
- a CDS encoding uncharacterized protein (Compare to YALI0B18392g, no similarity), which produces MSPQMTTEQAAALEKKEIREDKTPKERNGVPLDDVALQQEGKPQAAEAPGNLANYDMVEPEEDVPMPKNVPLDDVALKEHGDVKAAMAPGDD; this is translated from the coding sequence ATGAGCCCGCAAATGACCACCGAGCAGGCcgctgctctggagaagaaggaaatcCGTGAGGACAAGACCCCCAAGGAGCGCAATGGCGTCCCTCTGGATGACGTAGCTCTGCAACAAGAAGGCAAACCCCAGGCTGCTGAGGCCCCGGGAAACCTCGCCAACTACGACATGGTtgagcccgaggaggacgttCCCATGCCCAAGAATGTGCCTCTTGATGAtgtggctctcaaggaaCACGGAGACGTCAAGGCTGCGATGGCCCCTGGAGATGACTAG
- a CDS encoding uncharacterized protein (Compare to YALI0B18414g, weakly similar to uniprot|Q8BH76 Mus musculus DNA polymerase delta subunit 3) encodes MDAKEYLTVAISGEQLSVSYAMLSRKFDIAPKQAREVLTEYVESNKSDNSLHVTYCLRGVKRHGVSTIELCDGSEIATKRSEFNEPVSQLIYSVSASPTTTTILYNMALEASSMGPNKFAIVSELVEGVDLTPTKPVIKDDSPPVAAAASKPLITTAPAKKPAAKQKPKLDFFGGKKKEAKETTPAKHEKKDDHKEAVKDVKKETTPIKEEKAAPVKEERKETKAPKGKSVLDAVKEGKKNEPKPKEPAPKSKKQLEAEEAEKKRQRELEEALFADEDEDFDIPVKQPVKKEEPEKETIKEELQEDLEKAEKDTLTDAQMIAGGELDVTTEDVEMGDDDNGNKEDVEMTDVHMTNDGEDVHTTTTTAKRGKKKVIKKVQELDEDGYVTYKKVETWESCDEDEDESGLKEEVKRDVKKEVKKEVKKESPEPAAGAKKSKKANKQSSLMSFFKK; translated from the coding sequence ATGGACGCCAAAGAGTACCTGACGGTGGCGATTTCCGGCGAACAGCTTTCGGTCAGCTATGCGATGCTAAGCCGCAAATTCGACATTGCACCGAAACAGGCTCGCGAAGTACTCACCGAGTACGTGGAGTCCAACAAGAGCGACAACTCGCTGCACGTCACATACTGCCTGCGAGGCGTCAAGAGGCACGGTGTCTCGACGATTGAGCTGTGTGACGGCTCTGAGATCGCCACAAAACGATCCGAGTTCAACGAGCCTGTTTCGCAGCTCATTTACTCGGTGTCGGcctctccaaccaccacgACCATTCTCTATAACATGGCTCTTGAGGCGTCGTCTATGGGTCCTAACAAGTTTGCCATTGTGAGTGAGCTTGTTGAAGGCGTTGATTTGACTCCCACCAAGCCCGTCATAAAGGATGATTCGCCTCCTgtggcagcagctgcttctaAGCCCCTTATTACGACTGCTCCTGCCAAGAAGCCTGCTGCTAAACAGAAGCCCAAGCTGGATTTCTTTGGTGgtaagaagaaggaggccaaggaaaCGACGCCTGCGAAgcacgagaagaaggatgatcacaaggaggctgtgaaggacgtcaagaaggagactaCACCCAtcaaggaagagaaggcGGCAcccgtcaaggaggaaaGGAAGGAAACCAAGGCACCCAAGGGCAAATCCGTCCTAGACGCAGTcaaggagggcaagaagaacgaacccaagcccaaggagccCGCGCCTAAGTCAAAGAAACAGCTGGAGGCTGAagaggccgagaagaaaCGACAGagggagctggaggaggcattGTTTGCAGACGAGGATGAAGATTTTGATATTCCCGTGAAGCAACCtgtgaagaaggaggagcctgaaaaggagaccatcaaggaggagctccaggaggatctggagaaggccgagaaggatACATTGACGGATGCCCAGATGATTGCTGGTGGGGAACTCGACGTTACCACTGAAGACGTTGAGATGGGCGACGATGACAATGGTAACAAGGAGGACGTTGAAATGACCGACGTCCACATGACTAACGACGGAGAGGATGTTCAtaccacaaccaccactgCCAAGAgaggaaagaagaaggtgatAAAGAAGGtgcaggagctggacgaggacgGATACGTGACTTACAAAAAGGTTGAAACGTGGGAGTCATGCGATGAGGATGAAGACGAAAGTGgcctcaaggaggaggtcaagagGGAcgtgaagaaggaggttaAGAAGGAAGTCAAGAAAGAGTCGCCtgagccagcagcaggagccaagaagagcaagaagGCGAATAAGCAGAGCTCTCTGATGAGCTTCTTCAAAAAGTAA
- a CDS encoding uncharacterized protein (Compare to YALI0B18436g, similar to Saccharomyces cerevisiae TAD1 (YGL243W); ancestral locus Anc_3.566, weakly similar to uniprot|P53065 Saccharomyces cerevisiae YGL243w TAD1 tRNA-specific adenosine deaminase 1): MIPQVVIDKFNSLPKKGKPLVRTNNVPEWTTLAGLVLTSTMDDSSTCVCLCTGVKATPDEKLSCSNGFLLHDMHAEILVLRAFNVFLIEEGKKAESEYVETLESGKRRLKPHFKVSLWISELPCGDSSMECIQDNADDDWGAAPQDCVLRGREYYTTTGRVRTKPGRRDSPMTLSKSCSDKLAMKQYTGVVMGVVERVFEQVYLDELVVPAGNDIGIKRAFRDRLEQGIKRTLDGEEVESTAPKPRYFDTITTDTTFAYSQEPGRKPSASSIIWTINTGNEVVLNGVKMGHKPTNMNPQSASKVSRQAIWMATKPLLKDSQFDDYYSAKCCVGRTEKIQMGHTALHAWHCTCKDNFRLSGDNEKETGDIQPGILN; this comes from the coding sequence ATGATACCCCAGGTTGTGATAGACAAGTTCAACTCTCTACCCAAGAAGGGGAAGCCGCTGGTTCGCACCAACAACGTGCCCGAATGGACGACTCTAGCAGGACTAGTGCTGACTAGCACCATGGATGACTCGTCCACCTGTGTATGTCTTTGCACAGGTGTCAAGGCCACCCCAGACGAAAAGTTATCGTGTAGTAATGGCTTTCTACTGCACGATATGCATGCTGAGATTCTCGTTTTACGGGCATTCAACGTGTTTCTAATTgaggagggcaagaaggccgaATCTGAGTACGTCGAGACTCTCGAGAGCGGGAAAAGGAGACTGAAGCCACATTTCAAGGTCAGTTTATGGATCAGTGAGCTTCCCTGTGGCGATTCAAGCATGGAATGCATACAGGACAACGCGGATGATGACTGGGGAGCTGCTCCTCAAGACTGTGTGCTTCGTGGAAGAGAATACTACACCACAACTGGAAGAGTGCGCACCAAACCAGGCAGAAGGGACTCACCTATGACTCTGTCTAAAAGCTGCAGCGACAAGCTGGCCATGAAGCAGTATACTGGGGTGGTAATGGGAGTGGTAGAGCGTGTTTTCGAGCAGGTGTATCTCGATGAATTGGTGGTTCCAGCTGGTAATGATATTGGAATCAAAAGAGCGTTCAGAGACAGACTGGAACAGGGCATAAAGCGGACTTTGGACGGAGAGGAAGTGGAGAGCACAGCGCCAAAGCCTCGGTACTTTGACACAATCACCACGGATACTACATTTGCATACTCTCAGGAGCCCGGAAGGAAACCCTCGGCCAGTAGTATCATCTGGACAATCAATACAGGGAATGAGGTGGTTTTGAATGGTGTCAAAATGGGCCATAAACCGACAAACATGAATCCACAAAGCGCATCAAAGGTATCCAGACAGGCCATTTGGATGGCGACTAAACCGTTGTTGAAAGATTCGCAGTTCGATGATTACTACAGCGCCAAATGCTGTGTCGGCCGTACAGAGAAAATCCAGATGGGCCATACAGCTCTTCACGCCTGGCATTGCACTTGCAAAGATAATTTTCGCTTGAGTGGTGACaatgagaaggagactgGCGATATTCAGCCGGGGATTCTCAACTAA
- a CDS encoding uncharacterized protein (Compare to YALI0B18458g, similar to Saccharomyces cerevisiae YGL242C; ancestral locus Anc_3.565, weakly similar to uniprot|P53066 Saccharomyces cerevisiae YGL242c weak similarity to Drosophila ANK protein singleton) produces MSSDGASPSEILLDAARRNNVEQLESVLSGGAALINESRDPLGNTALHLAAANGAYDTLDLLLDQEGVEVDPVNRINGDTPLHLAARAIAKAPEVSVAIIDMLVDAGSDVKHENKEGLKPIDLVSEEDTQHGESLRAAEMALLMGDGGEYKRALPRQAVKCERALGTPSEAKTDYPTACQTKSARITMTQSETQNHGDFIHPATRQIVVAVCVNAVPCRSICVACVMYA; encoded by the coding sequence ATGTCTTCAGACGGAGCCTCCCCCTCGGAAATCCTGCTGGACGCGGCCCGCCGAAACAacgttgagcagctcgagagCGTGCTCTCTGGAGGCGCGGCTCTCATCAACGAGTCGCGTGACCCTCTGGGCAACACGGCTCTTCatcttgctgctgccaatGGCGCCTACGACACCCTggacctgctgctggaccagGAGGGCGTCGAGGTCGACCCCGTGAACCGAATCAACGGCGACACTCCACTACATCTGGCTGCCCGGGCCATCGCCAAGGCTCCTGAGGTGTCGGTGGCCATTATCGACATGCTGGTTGATGCAGGCTCGGACGTGAAACACGAAAACAAGGAGGGGCTCAAGCCCATCGATCTGGtgtcagaagaagacacacAGCACGGAGAAAGTTTACGAGCAGCCGAGATGGCGTTGCTGATgggagatggtggtgagTACAAACGGGCACTACCGCGCCAAGCGGTGAAGTGTGAGAGAGCGCTGGGTACACCTAGCGAAGCGAAGACGGACTATCCCACAGCTTGCCAGACTAAATCTGCACGGATCACCATGACTCAGTCAGAGACGCAAAATCATGGCGATTTCATACACCCTGCAACAAGGCAGATTGTGGTTGCTGTCTGCGTCAATGCTGTTCCTTGTAGATCTATCTGTGTTGCCTGTGTCATGTATGCTTAG